A single genomic interval of Peromyscus leucopus breed LL Stock chromosome 7, UCI_PerLeu_2.1, whole genome shotgun sequence harbors:
- the Celsr3 gene encoding cadherin EGF LAG seven-pass G-type receptor 3 isoform X5, whose protein sequence is MARRPLWWGLRGPSTPILLLLLLSLFPFSREELGGGGDQGWDPGVATATGPRAQIGSGAVALCPEPPGVWEDGESGLGVREPVFMRLRVGRQSARNGRGTPEQPDAELVVQALGSREQEAAQGPGYLLCWHPEISSCGRTGPLRRGGLPLEALSPGDPVLGNISPQPSDLLAQPDGSRPVSFQRNARRGVRKRVETSRCCGKLWAPRRKGQGERSATFRTEREPLRRDCLPGSLGSDQRENSAPRAVRTAPTPASAPREPRTAPEPAPERMRSRGLFRRRFLFQRPGPRPPGFQTGPEAKQILSKNQGRPRRAANRHPQFPQYNYQTLVPENQAAGTAVLRVVAQDPDPGEAGRLVYSLAALMNSRSLELFSIDPQSGLIRTAAALDRESMERHYLRVTAQDHGSPRLSATTMVAVTVADRNDHAPVFEQAQYRETLRENVEEGYPILQLRATDGDAPPNANLRYRFVGSPAARTEAAAAFEIDPRSGLISTSGRVDREHMESYELVVEASDQGQEPGPRSATVRVHITVLDENDNAPQFSEKRYVAQVREDVRPHTVVLRVTATDQDKDANGLVHYNIISGNSRGHFAIDSLTGEIQVVAPLDFEAEREYALRIRAQDAGRPPLSNNTGLASIQVVDINDHTPIFVSTPFQVSVLENAPLGHSVIHIQAVDADHGENSRLEYSLTGVAPDTPFVINSATGWVSVSGPLDRESVEHYFFGVEARDHGSPPLSASASVTVTVLDVNDNRPEFTMKEYHLRLNEDAAVGTSVVSVTAVDRDANSAISYQITGGNTRNRFAISTQGGVGLVTLALPLDYKQERYFKLVLTASDRALHDHCYVHINITDANTHRPVFQSAHYSVSMNEDRPVGSTVVVISASDDDVGENARITYLLEDNLPQFRIDADSGAITLQAPLDYEDQVTYTLAITARDNGIPQKADTTYVEVMVNDVNDNAPQFVASHYTGLVSEDAPPFTSVLQISATDRDAHANGRVQYTFQNGEDGDGDFTIEPTSGIVRTVRRLDREAVPVYELTAYAVDRGVPPLRTPVSIQVTVQDVNDNAPVFPAEEFEVRVKENSIVGSVVAQITAVDPDEGPNAHIMYQIVEGNIPELFQMDIFSGELTALIDLDYEARQEYVIVVQATSAPLVSRATVHVRLVDQNDNSPVLNNFQILFNNYVSNRSDTFPSGIIGRIPAYDPDVSDHLFYSFERGNELQLLVVNQTSGELRLSRKLDNNRPLVASMLVTVTDGLHSVTAQCVLRVVIITEELLANSLTVRLENMWQERFLSPLLGHFLEGVAAVLATPTEDVFIFNIQNDTDVGGTVLNVSFSALAPRGAGAGAAGPWFSSEELQEQLYVRRAALAARSLLDVLPFDDNVCLREPCENYMKCVSVLRFDSSAPFLASASTLFRPIQPIAGLRCRCPPGFTGDFCETELDLCYSNPCRNGGACARREGGYTCVCRPRFTGEDCELDTEAGRCVPGVCRNGGTCTNAPNGGFRCQCPAGGAFEGPRCEVAARSFPPSSFVMFRGLRQRFHLTLSLSFATVQPSGLLFYNGRLNEKHDFLALELVAGQVRLTYSTGESNTVVSPTVPGGLSDGQWHTVHLRYYNKPRTDALGGAQGPSKDKVAVLSVDDCNVAVALQFGAEIGNYSCAAAGVQTSSKKSLDLTGPLLLGGVPNLPENFPVSHKDFIGCMRDLHIDGRRMDMAAFVANNGTMAGCQAKLHFCASGPCKNSGTCSERWGGFSCDCPVGFGGKDCRLTMAHPYHFYGNGSLSWDFGNDVTVSVPWYLGLAFRTRATKGVLMQVQLGPHSVLLCQLDRGLLSVTLSRASGHAAHLLLDQMTVSDGRWHDLRLELQEEPGGRRGHHIFLVSLDFNLFQDTMAVGGELQSLKVKQLHVGGLPPRSKEEGPQGLVGCIQGIWVGFTPFGSSALPPPSHRVNVEPGCVVSNACASGPCPPHADCKDLWQTFSCTCWPGYYGPGCVDACLLNPCQNQGLCRHLRGAPHGYTCDCASGYFGQHCEHRMDQQCPRGWWGSPTCGPCNCNVHKGFDPNCNKTSGRCHCKEFHYRPRGSDSCLPCDCYPVGSTSRSCAPHSGQCPCRPGALGRQCNSCDSPFAEVTASGCRVLYDACPKSLRSGVWWPQTKFGVLATVPCPRGALGLRGTGAAVRMCDEDQGWLEPDLFNCTSPAFRELSLLLDGLELNKTALDTVEAKKLAQRLREVTGQTDHYFSQDVRVTARLLAYLLAFESHQQGFGLTATQDAHFNENLLWAGSALLAPETGDLWAALGQRAPGGSPGSAGLVRHLEEYAATLARNMELTYLNPVGLVTPNIMLSIDRMEHPSSAPGARRYPRYHSNLFRGQDAWDPHTHVLLPSQSPQPSPSEVLPTSSNTENTTASSVVSPPTPLEPEPEPGLSIVILLVYRTLGGLLPAQFQAERRGARLPQNPVMNSPVVSVAVFHGRSFLRGVLVSPINLEFRLLQTANRSKAICVQWDPPGPADQHGMWTARDCELVHRNGSHARCRCSRTGTFGVLMDASPRERLEGDLELLAVFTHVVLAVSVAALVLTAAVLLSMRSLKSNVRGIHANVAAALGVAELLFLLGIHRTHNQLLCTAVAILLHYFFLSTFAWLLVQGLHLYRMQVEPRNVDRGAMRFYHALGWGGPAVLLGLAVGLDPEGYGNPDFCWISIHEPLIWSFAGPIILVIVQDPAWLLSAPPAGQCLLALWSPGCQPQRAGLSLPPCGTLWPPGPGHTAALLCPECRCSGCLDTSLSRQEGSS, encoded by the exons ATGGCGAGGCGGCCTCTATGGTGGGGTCTCCGGGGACCGTCGACCCCGATACTActgctccttctcctctctttgttcCCTTTTAGCCGGGAGGAGCTGGGGGGCGGCGGGGACCAGGGCTGGGACCCAGGGGTAGCTACTGCTACTGGGCCAAGAGCGCAGATCGGCAGTGGAGCCGTAGCTCTTTGTCCCGAGCCTCCCGGCGTCTGGGAGGATGGAGAGTCTGGCCTGGGAGTCAGGGAGCCTGTCTTCATGAGGCTCCGAGTCGGTAGGCAAAGCGCCCGGAACGGTCGAGGGACTCCTGAGCAACCAGACGCGGAGCTGGTGGTCCAGGCGTTGGGTAGTCGGGAGCAAGAGGCTGCTCAGGGTCCAGGCTATCTGTTATGTTGGCACCCAGAGATCTCCTCTTGTGGGCGGACAGGACCTTTACGAAGAGGTGGTCTGCCGCTCGAGGCTCTGTCCCCAGGGGATCCGGTTCTGGGGAACATCTCTCCCCAACCTTCGGACCTTCTGGCTCAGCCTGATGGCTCCAGGCCAGTGTCCTTCCAGCGTAATGCTAGGAGAGGCGTCCGCAAGAGAGTGGAAACCTCTCGCTGCTGTGGGAAACTGTGGGCGCCACGACGCAAGGGTCAGGGTGAGAGATCCGCGACTTTTCGAACGGAGAGGGAGCCGCTTCGGCGGGACTGCCTCCCTGGCTCTTTGGGATCTGACCAAAGGGAGAATTCAGCACCACGTGCTGTGAGGACAGCTCCGACACCGGCTTCAGCACCCCGCGAGCCTCGGACAGCTCCCGAACCGGCTCCCGAGCGCATGCGCTCCCGCGGTCTCTTCCGCCGCCGTTTCCTCTTTCAGCGCCCTGGGCCGCGCCCTCCAGGGTTCCAAACTGGCCCTGAAGCCAAGCAAATCCTCTCAAAGAACCAGGGTCGTCCCCGTCGTGCCGCAAACCGACACCCGCAGTTTCCTCAATACAACTACCAGACACTGGTACCTGAAAACCAGGCAGCGGGCACAGCGGTGCTGCGCGTGGTAGCGCAGGACCCGGACCCAGGCGAGGCCGGGCGCCTGGTCTACTCGCTGGCGGCGCTCATGAACAGCCGCTCGCTGGAGCTTTTCAGTATTGATCCTCAGAGTGGCCTCATCCGCACGGCGGCCGCCCTGGACCGTGAGAGTATGGAACGCCACTACCTTCGAGTGACCGCACAGGACCACGGCTCACCGCGCCTCTCAGCCACCACCATGGTGGCTGTGACAGTAGCAGACCGCAACGATCACGCGCCAGTGTTTGAGCAAGCCCAGTATCGGGAAACACTTCGTGAGAATGTGGAAGAAGGTTACCCCATCCTGCAGCTGCGTGCCACAGACGGCGATGCGCCACCTAATGCCAACCTGCGCTACCGCTTTGTAGGGTCGCCAGCTGCACGCACGGAGGCGGCTGCCGCTTTCGAGATTGATCCACGTTCGGGCCTTATCAGCACCAGTGGCCGCGTGGACCGGGAACACATGGAAAGCTACGAGCTGGTGGTAGAAGCTAGTGACCAGGGCCAGGAGCCTGGGCCACGTTCAGCCACCGTTCGAGTGCACATAACTGTGCTGGATGAGAATGATAACGCGCCCCAGTTCAGCGAGAAGCGCTATGTGGCACAGGTGCGAGAAGATGTGCGTCCTCACACAGTGGTGCTACGTGTCACGGCCACAGACCAGGACAAGGACGCCAATGGTTTGGTGCACTATAACATCATCAGCGGCAACAGCCGTGGCCATTTTGCCATCGACAGCCTCACAGGTGAGATCCAGGTAGTGGCACCTCTGGActttgaggcagagagagagtacGCTTTGCGAATCCGGGCACAAGATGCAGGCAGGCCACCTCTGTCCAACAACACAGGCCTGGCAAGCATCCAGGTGGTAGACATCAATGACCACACTCCTATCTTTGTGAGCACACCCTTCCAGGTCTCTGTCCTGGAAAATGCTCCCCTGGGTCACTCAGTCATTCACATTCAGGCAGTGGATGCAGATCACGGGGAGAACTCCAGGCTGGAGTATTCTTTAACTGGTGTAGCACCAGACACACCCTTTGTCATAAACAGTGCCACtggctgggtctctgtgagtggTCCCCTGGACCGGGAGTCTGTGGAACACTACTTCTTCGGTGTGGAGGCACGAGACCACGGCTCACCCCCACTCTCTGCTTCAGCCAGTGTCACTGTAACTGTGCTGGATGTCAATGACAATCGGCCTGAATTCACCATGAAAGAGTACCACCTTCGGCTCAATGAAGATGCAGCCGTGGGCACCAGTGTGGTCAGTGTGACTGCAGTAGACCGAGATGCCAACAGTGCCATCAGCTACCAAATCACAGGTGGCAACACCCGGAACCGCTTTGCTATCAGCACCCAAGGTGGCGTGGGCTTGGTGACACTGGCGCTGCCCCTGGATTACAAGCAGGAACGCTACTTCAAGCTGGTGCTTACTGCGTCTGACCGTGCCCTTCATGACCACTGCTATGTGCACATCAACATCACAGATGCCAATACACACAGGCCTGTCTTTCAGAGTGCTCATTACTCAGTGAGCATGAACGAAGATCGGCCAGTGGGTAGCACTGTGGTGGTCATCAGTGCTTCTGATGACGATGTAGGTGAAAATGCTCGTATCACTTATCTTCTGGAAGACAACCTTCCCCAGTTCCGAATAGATGCAGACTCAGGGGCCATCACACTACAAGCTCCACTTGATTACGAGGACCAAGTGACGTATACACTGGCCATTACTGCCCGGGACAATGGTATCCCACAGAAAGCAGACACCACGTATGTGGAGGTAATGGTCAATGATGTAAATGACAATGCCCCACAGTTTGTGGCCTCCCACTATACAGGCTTGGTCTCTGAGGATGCTCCACCTTTCACTAGTGTTCTGCAGATCTCAGCCACTGACCGGGATGCTCATGCCAATGGCCGGGTTCAGTATACTTTCCAGAATGGGGAAGATGGGGATGGGGATTTTACCATTGAGCCCACCTCTGGCATTGTCAGGACCGTGAGGCGGCTGGACCGGGAAGCAGTGCCCGTGTATGAGCTGACTGCCTATGCAGTGGACCGTGGTGTGCCCCCACTTCGGACTCCAGTCAGTATCCAGGTGACCGTACAAGATGTGAATGACAATGCACCTGTCTTCCCAGCTGAGGAGTTCGAAGTGAGGGTGAAGGAGAACAGCATTGTAGGTTCCGTGGTGGCTCAGATCACTGCAGTGGACCCTGATGAAGGCCCCAATGCCCACATAATGTACCAGATTGTGGAAGGGAACATCCCTGAGCTGTTCCAAATGGACATCTTCTCTGGAGAGCTGACAGCACTCATAGACTTGGATTATGAGGCTCGCCAGGAATATGTGATTGTGGTGCAGGCCACCTCTGCTCCTCTGGTCAGCCGGGCCACTGTACATGTGCGCCTAGTTGACCAGAATGACAATAGTCCTGTGCTCAACAACTTCCAGATCCTCTTCAACAACTATGTATCCAACCGTTCTGACACTTTCCCCTCAGGCATCATTGGGCGTATCCCAGCTTATGACCCGGATGTCTCTGACCACCTCTTTTACTCCTTTGAGAGGGGCAATGAGCTGCAGCTTCTAGTGGTCAACCAGACCAGTGGGGAGCTTCGACTCAGCAGAAAGTTGGACAACAACCGCCCACTAGTGGCCTCCATGCTGGTAACCGTAACAG ATGGCCTGCACAGTGTTACAGCACAGTGTGTGCTGCGGGTGGTCATCATCACGGAGGAGTTGCTGGCCAACAGCTTGACAGTGCGCCTGGAGAACATGTGGCAAGAGCGCTTCCTGTCACCGCTGCTGGGCCATTTTCTCGAAGGCGTGGCTGCAGTGCTCGCGACACCTACCGAGGACGTTTTCATCTTCAACATCCAGAACGACACGGACGTGGGGGGCACCGTGCTCAACGTGAGCTTCTCGGCGCTGGCACCTCGTGGGGCTGGGGCAGGCGCTGCAGGGCCCTGGTTCAGCTCCGAGGAGCTGCAGGAGCAACTGTACGTGCGCCGTGCCGCCTTGGCCGCCCGCTCGCTGCTCGACGTGCTGCCCTTTGATGACAACGTGTGCTTGCGCGAGCCCTGCGAGAACTACATGAAATGCGTGTCAGTGCTCCGCTTCGACTCCTCTGCGCCCTTCCTGGCTTCGGCCTCCACGCTCTTCCGACCCATCCAACCCATCGCCGGTCTGCGCTGCCGCTGCCCCCCTGGCTTCACCGGAGACTTCTGCGAGACTGAGCTCGACCTCTGCTACTCCAACCCTTGTCGCAATGGCGGCGCATGTGCGCGGCGCGAGGGAGGCTACACCTGTGTGTGCCGCCCGCGCTTCACCG GGGAAGACTGCGAGCTGGACACTGAAGCTGGACGCTGCGTGCCCGGCGTCTGCCGCAACGGGGGCACCTGCACCAACGCGCCCAATGGCGGCTTTCGCTGTCAGTGCCCCGCGGGCGGCGCTTTCGAGGGCCCGCGCTGTGAGGTGGCCGCACGCTCCTTCCCTCCCAGTTCGTTCGTCATGTTCCGTGGCCTGCGGCAGCGCTTCCACCTCACGCTGTCCCTCTC GTTTGCAACAGTGCAGCCCAGCGGGCTACTCTTCTACAACGGGCGTCTGAATGAGAAGCATGACTTTTTGGCTCTAGAGCTTGTGGCTGGCCAAGTGCGGCTTACATATTCCACGG GTGAATCCAATACAGTGGTTAGCCCCACAGTTCCAGGGGGCCTGAGTGATGGACAGTGGCATACAGTGCATCTGAGATACTACAACAAG CCCCGGACAGATGCCCTAGGGGGTGCTCAGGGCCCCTCGAAGGACAAGGTGGCTGTGTTGAGTGTGGATGACTGCAATGTGGCAGTGGCTCTGCAGTTTGGTGCTGAGATTGGCAACTACTCATGTGCAGCTGCTGGTGTGCAAACGAGCTCCAAGAA GTCCCTGGACCTGACTGGCCCTCTGCTCTTGGGGGGTGTCCCCAACCTTCCCGAGAACTTCCCCGTGTCCCACAAGGACTTCATTGGCTGCATGCGAGACTTGCACATTGATGGCCGCCGAATGGACATGGCAGCCTTTGTTGCAAACAACGGCACTATGGCAG gctgTCAGGCCAAGTTGCACTTTTGTGCCTCGGGCCCCTGCAAGAACAGCGGCACCTGCTCAGAGCGCTGGGGTGGCTTCAGCTGTGACTGTCCTGTGGGCTTTGGTGGCAAAGACTGTCGCCTCA CAATGGCCCATCCCTACCATTTCTACGGCAATGGCTCACTGAGTTGGGACTTTGGAAATGACGTGACTGTGTCTGTGCCATGGTACCTGGGACTAGCATTTCGAACACGGGCAACCAAAGGGGTTTTGATGCAAGTGCAGCTTGGGCCACATAGCGTGCTCCTCTGCCAG CTAGATCGGGGGCTGCTGTCTGTGACACTAAGCAGGGCCTCAGGCCATGCTGCCCACCTCCTGTTGGACCAGATGACTGTCAGTGATGGCCGGTGGCATGATCTTCGGCTGGAGTTGCAGGAGGAGCCAGGTGGCCGAAGGGGCCATCATATCTTTTTGGTTTCACTGGACTTCAACCTCTTCCAG GACACCATGGCTGTGGGAGGTGAGCTGCAGAGCCTGAAAGTAAAGCAACTCCATGTAGGAGGCCTGCCCCCCAGAAGTAAGGAGGAGGGTCCACAGGGTCTGGTTGGCTGTATCCAG GGGATATGGGTTGGCTTTACACCCTTTGGGTCCTCAGCCCTGCCACCTCCCAGCCACAGAGTGAATGTGGAGCCAGGCTGTGTTGTGAGCAACGCCTGTGCATCCGGGCCCTGTCCACCCCATGCTGACTGCAAAGACCTCTGGCAGACCTTTTCCTGCACCTGTTGGCCAG GTTACTACGGCCCAGGGTGTGTGGATGCCTGCCTCCTGAACCCCTGTCAAAACCAGGGATTGTGCCGGCACCTCCGAGGAGCCCCCCACGGCTATACCTGTGACTGTGCAAGTGGCTATTTTGGTCAGCACTGTGAGCACAG GATGGACCAGCAGTGCCCTCGGGGCTGGTGGGGAAGCCCAACCTGCGGTCCCTGCAACTGTAACGTCCACAAGGGCTTTGACCCCAACTGCAACAAGACCAGTGGGCGGTGCCACTGCAAG GAGTTCCACTATCGACCGAGGGGCAGTGACTCATGCCTCCCGTGTGACTGCTACCCTGTGGGCTCCACCTCGCGCTCATGTGCACCCCACAGCGGGCAGTGCCCCTGCCGCCCAGGAGCCCTTGGCCGCCAGTGTAACAGCTGTGACAGCCCCTTCGCAGAGGTGACAGCCAGTGGCTGCCGAG TACTCTACGATGCCTGCCCCAAGTCCCTGAGATCTGGTGTGTGGTGGCCCCAGACGAAGTTTGGTGTTTTGGCCACAGTACCCTGTCCCCGGGGGGCCTTGG GATTGCGGGGTACAG GTGCTGCGGTGCGGATGTGTGACGAGGACCAGGGTTGGTTGGAACCTGACCTCTTCAACTGTACCTCGCCTGCCTTTCGAGAGCTCAGTCTGCTG TTGGATGGCCTAGAGCTGAACAAGACAGCACTGGATACCGTGGAGGCCAAGAAGCTGGCCCAGAGGCTGCGGGAGGTCACCGGCCAGACTGACCACTACTTTAGCCAAGATGTCCGAGTCACTGCCCGCCTGCTGGCCTACCTGCTGGCTTTTGAAAGCCATCAGCAGGGCTTCGGGCTGACAGCCACACAAGATGCCCACTTCAATGAG AATCTGCTGTGGGCCGGCTCTGCACTGCTTGCTCCAGAGACAGGAGACTTGTGGGCAGCCCTGGGACAGCGGGCCCCCGGGGGCTCCCCAGGAAGTGCAGGGCTAGTGCGGCACCTGGAGGAATATGCAGCCACACTTGCAAGGAATATGGAACTGACATACCTAAATCCGGTCGGACTAGTCACACCCAATATCA TGCTCAGCATTGACCGCATGGAGCATCCTAGTTCAGCTCCGGGAGCCCGTCGTTACCCCCGTTACCACAGCAACCTCTTCCGGGGCCAGGATGCCTGGGATCCTCATACACACGTGCTGTTGCCGTCCCAGTCCCCACAGCCATCCCCATCTGAAG TCCTGCCCACAAGCAGCAACACAGAAAACACCACAGCCTCAAGTGTGGTCTCCCCACCAACACCCCtggagccggagccggagcctGGGCTGTCCATTGTCATTCTCCTCGTGTACCGCACCTTGGGAGGGCTTCTCCCTGCCCAGTTCCAGGCTGAGCGCCGGGGCGCCAG GCTCCCCCAGAACCCTGTTATGAACTCCCCGGTGGTCAGCGTGGCTGTTTTCCACGGACGCAGCTTCCTCAGGGGCGTTCTGGTGTCCCCAATCAACCTTGAGTTCCGCCTACTACAGACAGCGAATCGGAGCAAGGCGATCTGTGTGCAGTGGGATCCACCTGGCCC GGCAGACCAGCATGGTATGTGGACGGCAAGGGACTGCGAGCTGGTACACAGGAATGGATCCCATGCACGGTGTCGCTGTAGCCGGACAGGCACGTTTGGAGTCCTTATGGATGCCTCTCCCCGTGAG CGGCTAGAGGGAGACCTGGAGTTGCTGGCGGTGTTCACCCACGTGGTCCTGGCAGTGTCTGTGGCTGCTCTGGTACTGACGGCGGCTGTCCTGCTGAGCATGCGCAGCCTCAAGTCCAATGTGCGCGGGATCCACGCCAACGTGGCAGCTGCCCTGGGAGTGGCAGAGCTCCTCTTCTTGCTGGGAATCCACAGGACCCACAACCAG ctgctgtgCACTGCAGTCGCCATCCTCCTGCACTACTTCTTCCTCAGCACCTTTGCCTGGCTCCTGGTGCAGGGCCTACACCTCTACCGAATGCAGGTCGAGCCTCGGAATGTGGATCGTGGTGCCATGCGCTTCTACCACGCCCTGGGCTGGGGCGGCCCTGCTGTGCTGCTGG GCCTTGCTGTTGGGCTGGACCCGGAGGGCTATGGGAACCCTGACTTCTGCTGGATCTCCATCCATGAACCTCTCATCTGGAGTTTCGCTGGCCCTATCATCCTTGTCATTGTG CAGGACCCTGCGTGGCTCCTTTCTGCTCCTCCTGCTGGTCAGTGCCTCCTGGCTCTTTGGTCTCCTGGCTGTCAACCACAGCGTGCTGGCCTTTCACTACCTCCATGCGGGACTCTGTGGCCTCCAG GGCCTGGCCATACTGCTGCTCTTCTGTGTCCTGAATGCCGATGCTCGGGCTGCTTGGACACCAGCCTGTCTAGGCAAGAAGGCAGCTCCTGA